GGTCTGGATGTCCTTGGCGGTGGCGCAGGCGAtggagaagagagagaagccaaacatggcgacgacgatgggcaGCCGTCTGCCGCGCAGTTCGGACAGGGGAGCCCACAGGGTCGGACCAAAGGCGAAGCCCATGACGTAGAAGGTAGTGCCCAGCAGGCCAACCTCGGAGCCGACATTGTACTGGGCCGCGACAACGCTCGTGGCGGACGAGAAGATGGACGAGGTAAAGGCCGACGTCATGGTCGTGTAGCCCAgcatggcggccgtgaggATCTTCTTGCGCAGTGGCCAGTTCTGCGAGTGCAAGGGGTCGTGCGGCCCGTCAAACTCGACCACGTACTCTTCGCGCTccgggagcggcggggggtaggccttgccggcgccaaagggcggcagcggcttggAGGCGACAGATCTCCTGCTGATGCGACCCTCGGagccgacggtggcgccgtGCTGGGTGCGCTGGGTCGCGATGCGGCTCAGGGCCGTGGGGTGTCGCTCGAGGTCGTTGGCCGTCGAGACGCGGCTCATGTGTCGGCGCGAgaggctgccgcggcggctctccGACtcggtcgacgccgacgaggccgacagGACGCGCTCGATCTCGTtgctggcgcggcgacggtACCGCTggggcgaggccgcctcggccgcggagCTCAGCTCCTGGTCCACAACGTCCATGGGCATTGTGGCGGTAGGTCGCTAAGGGGTGCTCCTAGTCTTGATGCTCTGttgatgatgttgttgttgttatggggcgtcgatgatgatgatgcgatGAATCCGATGATGCCCGCTTCAATATCCCAgtcgtcgcggtcgccgCAACcgcttgttgttgttattgttgttgtgCCTGCCCACGAGACAGCCGTCCTGAGAGGCAAGAGGTCGATGTGTGTGAAGCAGAAGGCAAAAAAGTCTAAAATGTGAAAGGGGGATGGATGAGGGGATCCGAGAAAAGAACTTGTACTAGGCAGGAACCGAGCAagcctcttttttttttctctcttcctcttcacACTCTCTGGTGCTGTAGTATTGCAGTTGTCTTTCTGCACCGATGGAAGCTCGGGGTGCGGCTTATGGATGGTGCTAAACAAGAGGCTTGCAGCGCTAGGCGTGCCTACGCACCCAATCGCGGCTGAATTTGCCGACCGAGCCGGGGCGGGTCTGTTTTGAGCCTCGGCGTGCGGCGGTCGGTGGTTCGGAATGTGGGATAAAAGTGTACAGGATGATGCTGCGTCTTGTCTTTGTCGTCGGGCGTTTATATCCAAGATTGAAGTACTATACAGATTGTCGGGTTGTGGCTCTCCAAGgaacaagcaagcaagcaacgaggggcctcggcctgcgtgTCACTGGGGTGGAAAGGCGAGACGACTCCAATCTgagacaacaacaacacaaaAGGGCCCGTCGGTAGACTAGCCGGATCCAAGAAAGTGTCAGTAATAACTCGTACTATGGGGAATTGAGTTTGACATTGTAGGTGGGCATTCGCTTGCTCTTTTATTATGCATGCTGAACTGCGTTACTACGTATGTGCGTACGACCAAAGGGGGGAAAGTGTTCTCCCGCAATCGTGCGTGGAGAGTCCGCGGACAGTATCatcactgctgctgctgctgctcggaCTTCTGGAAGCCTCTCAACCCCGTTACTGTGCTCAGCCCTGGCAGCTTGTCATCATGCATGCGCTCGTTCGCGTCGTTGCTCTGCAATCGCGCGAGCAGGGGGGGCCAGGGGGGGTGGGTGTCCATTACGGGCGCCCCGCCTGATTGACGGGACTCATGGCCAACATCCGGCCGAGTCGCTCGCTCTGATGCCGAAACTAGCATTGGTAGAAAAAAAAATCAACCACCGAAAAAAAAATGATGCTGCTACGCGTCCCAGTTCCGGTGGCTTTTTCATTAGTCAGTGAGAGGGGtgggcctgctgcgcctgtgTGCTGCAGGGCGTGTGTGCGGGCGGGCCGTTGGTAGTGTCGGCATTGAGGCGTTGTCGCGACACGCGAGCGAGAGGGAGCCGCGAAAATCTACGTACCAGGTGTTACCATGAACGATGATAGAATCTGCAACAGTGACAAACCCGTGGGGGATGACAAAGATCGCCCACGGGGGCCCCGGCAGAGTCTGCGACAGGGCTCATCCCGTATTGTCggcaccatcatcgtcataCTACGCACGCTGTGGCCTCTAGACGGGGAGCCGCCTTTCCCATACCTTACTATGTCCGTCTACGTATCGCCTCAAATACGTCCAAGGCTCGGTTGCGTTTTCAAAGCTCGGCAGCGTCGGGCCATGCTTGATTGTTCGAAGTCATCCCTACCTAGGGTACGGAGTGCTACTACGTCCCAGAGAGTGGTGCAGACGTtccgcggcgagcagcgTGAAACACCACTCCTCGTTGTAGGCATACTAACGTTGGGTTTTGCACGACGTGGTGGGAAATTCTTCGTAGTTGGAAGCGAACTGCATCGGGTTCTCAGCGGCGTCCGTCACCGCGATCCCGTTCCTGAGTAGCCCCGGTTCTTCACAGGCAGGCGGGTCCAGGCTAGTGTGCAACAACCAGGAGAAAACGGCCCTGCGTCAAGCTTGTCAGGTTCCCGCTACGAGTTAAACACGGCCCGGAGTGGCAGCACGACACAGAAGCTCCGACCAGCCGCAAAACCGCCCTCTCTTTACCCTCTCTCCCTTGGCCTCCGCGGCGGTTGctgttgggcggcggggcgtgTGCTCGGAACCGCGAGCTGAGGTATCACATTTGTTGGGTGCCTGCAGCGGTGCAGGCTTCGGCAGGGGATGGGGACGGGAAGCAACGATGGAGCTGACGAAATGGTAACTTAGTGAGTGGGATGGTGGGctcggtgctgctgccgctgctgctgctgcacgacgACGTAATGCCCCCGTCAGGCCATCGGCGTGGGCGAACAGGGGTCTGAGTCCTGGAACTGACTCTGCTGTCTTTGCTGTTCCCCCACCCCTGCCTGGGGCGACCGTCACGGGCCGGCAGGGGGGGCCACCGGACCCGAAGACGCACCGGAATGATGGAGCGACGACTTCCATCAATGGAACCCCGCCAAAACATGCTTTCGTCAGGGGTCTCACTGATTCCTCATTGCGAGCCCCCTTCACTCATCGACGCCATTGCCCAGGAAATGACATCAATTCATGGCCGCGATGCGAACACTTGCATTCAGCTTCGACACGCTCGTCCCAAACGCCTCGCATCAGAATCGCTCCGCCGTCACCTACACTCCCCAGCCgtgctccagcagcgccgtcgcctcctccagGCTCAGCCCTGCCGTCTCCGGGTATATCCTCCACACGAGCCAGTACCCCGCCGCGCAGACGCCCGCGTACACGACAAACGTCCACGACGGCGTCAGCGCCTCCATCATGGGTAGGAACGTCAGCCCTACCGCAAAGTTGGCCCCCCAgttggtcgccgtcgccgccccgctGCCCAGCGACCGCACTGCCAGCGGGAACAGTTCGCTCTGCATCCACGGCACGTTGCCCAGCCCCAGCGCGAACGCCGCCACGTACACCATGATGCTCACCAGCACGAGGCTCGCCGGACCGGCGTGCCCCGAGTCCGCGTCGTTCtcggccatcatcgccgtgccCGTCTGATGCAGCGAGAGAAACGAGAATCCAAACGCCGCCAAGAGTAGCCCCATAATCATAAAGGGAATCGAGCAGAGCAGGATGCGCCTGCGCCCGACGCGGTCTATcagccccagcgccgcgagcgtGAACAAAAAGTTGGTCACGGCCACGACCAACGACGTAAGCGTCGGGCTCTCGAAGCCGAGAAGCATGAAAATAGTAGCCGAAAAATACATGAGCGAGTTCTAGGCGCATAAGCGACCGTCCGTAGAGCCAAGGGAGGGGGATTGAGGGAACACTCACGAATCCGcacagctgctgcaggccctgCAGCAGACAGGCAATAGCCAGCGCTCTGCGATTCTTGCCCTCGCTCAACAGCGCTTGCCAGGCCCCGAGCCACTTCCAGGGCCCAGCccgttgatgatgccgcagccggcgcgcctcctgctcctgctgggCTTCCATCTCGATCTCTCTGATGATTGTGTCTGTGTGCTGTCCAGAAGCCGTGTCTCCGCCGTTGACCCTCTGTATGACGagcctcgcggccggcgctcGGCCAACCTTGACGAGCCAGCGCGGTGTCTCTGGCATGAAGATGACTACGGAAGCTTGTAAAACGGCCGGCAGCGCCCCCAGCCCAACcatccagcgccagcccgcgccctcATCCGCGTACGTCGACAGCAGCCACCCGACAACGTAGGCGACCATCTGCCCCATGGTGATGAATAGCACGTTCATGGtgacgagccgcccgcggtGCGACGCAGGTGCCACCTCGGCAATGTACAGCGGCACCAcgaagctggcggcgccgacgcccgcgccgacgatgcaCCGGCCGGCCACCATGACGGGCACGGACGAGCAGAaggcctgcagcagggccccggcgacgaagaggacgtcGGCGTAGAGTATGACGCGCttgcggccgaggcggtcggcCAGGACCGAGGATagcggcgaggcgagcagcGCAAAGAGGGAGGTGGACGACGTGATGATGGACTTGTCGAGCGACGTGAGGGCGCGACCCGAGAGGCCGGTCCCGATGGACACGAGCGTGGCCGAGATGACGCCAGTGTCGTCTGCGTCGACAATGATTAGTCGCGCTCCA
Above is a genomic segment from Purpureocillium takamizusanense chromosome 2, complete sequence containing:
- a CDS encoding uncharacterized protein (COG:P~EggNog:ENOG503NU7Y~TransMembrane:12 (i40-62o90-111i118-135o141-164i176-198o210-229i311-340o346-367i374-397o417-439i451-477o489-507i)) translates to MDASQAPLMAGEPRDDDDDLDYETDRGASRQDEEDKAPEAGYGLFVLALTFAAGISGLLFGYDTGVISATLVSIGTGLSGRALTSLDKSIITSSTSLFALLASPLSSVLADRLGRKRVILYADVLFVAGALLQAFCSSVPVMVAGRCIVGAGVGAASFVVPLYIAEVAPASHRGRLVTMNVLFITMGQMVAYVVGWLLSTYADEGAGWRWMVGLGALPAVLQASVVIFMPETPRWLVKVGRAPAARLVIQRVNGGDTASGQHTDTIIREIEMEAQQEQEARRLRHHQRAGPWKWLGAWQALLSEGKNRRALAIACLLQGLQQLCGFNSLMYFSATIFMLLGFESPTLTSLVVAVTNFLFTLAALGLIDRVGRRRILLCSIPFMIMGLLLAAFGFSFLSLHQTGTAMMAENDADSGHAGPASLVLVSIMVYVAAFALGLGNVPWMQSELFPLAVRSLGSGAATATNWGANFAVGLTFLPMMEALTPSWTFVVYAGVCAAGYWLVWRIYPETAGLSLEEATALLEHGWGV